In Methanobacterium sp., the following are encoded in one genomic region:
- a CDS encoding cobaltochelatase subunit CobN translates to MRKQAILLIMTIVFTLALCGAVAAENSQGGELLNQNTTITSDNSSSTSQVSDPRIYGVVKEIYNESSGTYTNLTNAIPVKNATITIQNPTTNATIASGTTNSTGEYDISFLSNLTEFKVEIAYLTYKNFTTTVTPTGTPIPETTLNHTFMPDIAILSSVPEKSIGIRNLNNRRLIYLDMWNPNSSPVNDWIMEYVNFAYLDMAMPGTGWGDSWYDELLKSPANANYMISSAFGYPCDTDTDKWGGDGLHLLGGRDINDTQDTLENTYMGSYYALASETALQTNLQNMVEYIYFLLGETTIDPTQHGRSPVMATPNWGIYHPDYPTKTVSAVPTQAQIKAWIEGNPGYIAPYHSLKWIDQNYNTWAATARNSVYQEFEKWYNTTKSNITGSFIIIASYGPGGEYAPTIDALIREYESQGRAVLNLFQGATNPPISSFLEELVLGKDGNGPLTRGVSAITSLKSWSLNYANISKGGALNELERIDLQVIKGLQLYKQSSLTNPLGAQYEWTFAVTYPYFEGVYSPVVISYTDENGFERPIDAGIKKIVSLTNRWAKLKELPNSDKKIAVILYNYPPGKAEIGASYLDVFQSVHDLLVNLREQGYNVGTGEIPNAEQLYTLVAEFGNKGSWAQNLLNQYVQENLGTLKANEQLVNASTYSEWFNQLPEALKEQVISRWGQAIGNIMNYNGSLVIPGLMFGNIFLTVQPSRGWEEVENYHDPFLPPHHQYIAFYRWLEKSFNASAMIHMGTHGTLEWLPGRNVGLQKDDWPFQLSNIPNINPYIVSNPGEGMVAKDRAGALIISHMTPAMVRSGLYGDLIVMHDLMHQYENAINVGNNQILPALEAQIKAKAQELGLQAQKQGQNFREWLDEIHLKLHEIKNDIIPLGLHSLGKVLTGDELVEGVFTIAASMTKITDNMKTVLYPAITLGYYDMQKDAKYEDEIKAIDNQIRDYIKKIANDHDPASLEVTNADLLADLEFCKETMGEIRDNQEWKHLLEALSGRFVTPGLAADPSYADVLPTGMNFYASNPRKMPTKAAWDTAKKIVDELLTDYYKKHGKFPETVGMVMWGTELLRTDAIAIAQFMYLLGVMPNWNPKNLDVKPDPIIIPLENLTITIDGVTMQRPRIDVFTTAVTGNELWINLMNNAVKLASEAPEETAKQNYVKKHLAENPSLDRIFGLPGMVLEGTGVCDLLPKTGKWKTSDELASVYLSRVSYAWRSTLNGVSIEQNRNTFQYLLKNADIVTQNIDSTWGILDTDDFYDWYGGMVLASRNLGGNPECILADIRNKNNVVTRTVEEETELKIRSQLLNPKFMDSLLNTPSGWMEYAGRFEYLFGMDVTTDSVSCKMWTMVAQNLLSSRFTATKDYQSFAIQSMLGWVIEAARRDIWKADSGLLTALKDKYITLVPQYGVSCCHHTCANTAFNQFVVIGSSLSLDQLQQFANTLKKATGQTVTVGSTGTSGQTGGSTGQTGSRSNSNSVSAGSTSPGDVNTGQVTSHAEQQPAGGSSDQTSHEVSKVNQQSSGQSSTPAVAITGVVLLICLIAVGYFRADILRLLGLSRK, encoded by the coding sequence ATGAGAAAACAAGCGATTTTACTGATAATGACAATTGTTTTCACGCTGGCCCTATGCGGAGCAGTGGCAGCAGAAAATTCACAGGGAGGTGAACTCTTAAATCAGAATACAACTATCACATCTGATAATTCAAGTAGTACCAGTCAGGTGTCAGATCCCAGAATCTATGGAGTAGTAAAAGAAATCTACAATGAAAGCTCTGGGACTTATACAAACCTCACAAATGCCATCCCAGTTAAAAACGCAACAATAACAATCCAAAACCCAACTACCAACGCAACAATTGCCTCTGGAACCACCAATTCCACAGGTGAATACGATATCAGTTTTTTGTCCAATCTCACTGAATTCAAGGTGGAAATTGCTTACTTGACCTACAAGAACTTCACCACTACAGTAACACCAACTGGCACACCTATACCTGAAACCACCTTAAACCACACTTTCATGCCAGATATTGCCATACTGAGCTCAGTCCCAGAAAAAAGCATTGGGATCCGAAATCTAAACAATAGAAGACTGATTTATCTTGATATGTGGAATCCAAACTCCTCACCAGTCAATGACTGGATAATGGAGTATGTAAACTTTGCCTATCTGGACATGGCCATGCCAGGAACTGGGTGGGGAGATTCATGGTATGATGAACTACTGAAAAGCCCAGCTAACGCTAATTACATGATCTCCAGTGCTTTCGGATACCCCTGCGACACTGACACAGATAAATGGGGCGGAGACGGATTACACTTACTGGGTGGTCGTGATATCAATGACACTCAAGATACTCTAGAAAATACTTATATGGGCTCATACTACGCACTTGCAAGTGAAACAGCCTTACAAACAAATCTACAGAATATGGTTGAGTATATTTACTTTCTGCTTGGAGAGACAACAATTGACCCAACCCAACATGGTAGAAGTCCAGTAATGGCCACGCCAAATTGGGGAATTTATCACCCAGATTATCCAACTAAAACCGTGTCCGCTGTCCCAACTCAAGCACAGATAAAAGCATGGATAGAAGGAAATCCTGGATATATAGCGCCTTACCACAGTTTAAAATGGATAGACCAGAATTACAACACATGGGCAGCCACAGCACGTAACAGCGTATATCAGGAATTTGAAAAATGGTATAACACAACTAAATCAAATATAACTGGTTCATTCATAATAATAGCCAGTTATGGTCCCGGAGGCGAATATGCTCCAACCATAGATGCCTTAATTAGGGAATATGAAAGTCAGGGCAGGGCAGTTTTAAATCTGTTCCAGGGCGCTACCAATCCTCCAATAAGTAGTTTCTTAGAGGAATTGGTGCTTGGAAAAGATGGTAATGGCCCATTAACAAGGGGCGTATCTGCGATCACTTCACTGAAAAGCTGGTCACTTAACTATGCAAACATCTCTAAAGGCGGTGCTTTAAATGAACTGGAAAGAATTGATTTACAGGTTATAAAAGGGCTACAACTCTATAAGCAGAGTAGTTTAACCAATCCGCTCGGTGCTCAGTATGAATGGACCTTTGCAGTAACTTATCCCTACTTTGAAGGAGTTTACAGTCCTGTTGTAATATCCTACACTGATGAAAATGGTTTCGAACGTCCTATTGATGCAGGAATCAAAAAAATAGTCAGTTTAACCAACAGGTGGGCTAAACTAAAAGAATTACCCAATTCCGACAAGAAAATAGCGGTGATCCTATACAATTACCCGCCGGGAAAAGCTGAAATAGGAGCTTCATACCTTGATGTTTTCCAGAGCGTTCATGATCTTCTGGTGAACCTAAGAGAACAGGGTTACAATGTTGGAACAGGAGAAATTCCTAACGCAGAACAACTGTACACATTAGTAGCTGAATTCGGTAACAAAGGTAGCTGGGCGCAGAATCTTCTAAATCAATATGTACAGGAAAATCTTGGAACCCTTAAGGCCAATGAACAACTGGTAAATGCATCAACTTACAGTGAATGGTTCAATCAACTGCCAGAAGCACTGAAAGAGCAGGTGATAAGCAGATGGGGACAGGCTATTGGCAATATAATGAATTATAACGGGTCCCTGGTTATTCCAGGCCTGATGTTTGGAAATATATTCCTTACAGTTCAGCCAAGCAGGGGCTGGGAAGAAGTGGAGAATTACCATGATCCATTTCTACCACCGCATCATCAGTACATAGCATTCTACAGGTGGCTGGAGAAAAGTTTCAATGCCAGTGCAATGATACACATGGGAACTCATGGAACATTGGAATGGCTGCCTGGAAGAAATGTTGGGCTGCAGAAAGATGACTGGCCTTTCCAGCTGTCCAATATACCCAATATCAACCCTTACATAGTATCAAATCCAGGGGAAGGTATGGTGGCCAAGGACAGAGCTGGTGCACTCATAATCAGCCATATGACGCCTGCAATGGTCAGATCTGGTTTATACGGTGATCTGATAGTGATGCATGATCTGATGCATCAGTATGAAAACGCCATAAATGTAGGTAACAATCAGATATTACCAGCATTAGAGGCACAGATCAAAGCTAAAGCACAGGAATTAGGTTTACAAGCCCAAAAACAGGGACAAAACTTTAGGGAGTGGCTGGATGAAATCCATCTAAAGTTACATGAGATTAAAAACGACATCATACCACTTGGTTTACACAGTCTGGGCAAGGTGTTAACTGGCGATGAACTTGTGGAAGGAGTGTTTACCATAGCTGCATCCATGACTAAAATTACAGACAACATGAAAACTGTGTTATATCCAGCGATAACTCTGGGATACTATGATATGCAGAAGGATGCTAAATATGAAGATGAAATCAAAGCAATAGACAATCAAATCAGGGATTATATTAAAAAAATAGCAAATGACCATGATCCAGCCAGTTTAGAAGTTACAAATGCAGATCTACTGGCAGATCTTGAATTCTGCAAAGAGACCATGGGTGAAATAAGAGATAATCAGGAATGGAAGCATCTTTTAGAGGCACTTAGCGGCAGATTTGTTACCCCTGGCCTTGCAGCAGACCCTTCCTATGCAGATGTCCTTCCAACCGGTATGAACTTCTATGCTTCTAATCCAAGGAAAATGCCTACCAAAGCAGCATGGGACACCGCTAAAAAGATAGTTGACGAGCTGTTAACAGATTACTATAAAAAACACGGTAAATTCCCGGAAACAGTGGGTATGGTTATGTGGGGTACAGAACTGCTTAGAACCGATGCTATAGCCATAGCTCAGTTCATGTATCTTTTAGGAGTAATGCCAAACTGGAATCCGAAGAATCTGGACGTTAAACCTGACCCTATTATAATTCCACTTGAGAATCTGACTATCACCATCGATGGTGTCACCATGCAAAGACCACGTATAGATGTATTCACCACAGCAGTCACCGGAAACGAGCTATGGATAAATCTCATGAACAATGCAGTGAAATTAGCGTCTGAAGCCCCTGAAGAAACAGCGAAACAGAACTACGTTAAAAAACATCTGGCTGAAAACCCTTCATTAGATCGTATCTTTGGATTACCGGGAATGGTGCTTGAAGGAACAGGAGTATGTGATTTATTGCCTAAAACAGGTAAATGGAAGACCAGCGATGAACTGGCAAGTGTTTATCTATCCAGAGTATCTTATGCATGGAGGTCTACACTCAATGGAGTTAGCATTGAACAGAACCGGAATACATTCCAGTATCTTTTAAAAAATGCAGATATAGTAACTCAAAACATTGACAGTACATGGGGGATACTGGATACTGATGATTTCTATGACTGGTATGGTGGGATGGTACTTGCTTCCAGAAATCTTGGAGGAAATCCAGAATGCATACTGGCAGATATCAGAAACAAAAACAACGTGGTCACAAGAACAGTAGAGGAAGAAACAGAACTGAAGATAAGATCTCAGTTACTTAACCCTAAATTCATGGATTCTCTGTTAAACACTCCAAGTGGATGGATGGAATATGCAGGAAGGTTCGAGTATCTTTTTGGAATGGATGTCACTACAGATAGTGTATCCTGCAAGATGTGGACTATGGTGGCTCAAAACCTGTTAAGCTCCAGATTCACTGCTACTAAAGACTACCAGTCATTTGCAATCCAAAGTATGCTTGGATGGGTCATAGAAGCTGCAAGAAGAGACATATGGAAAGCTGATTCAGGGCTTCTAACAGCTCTAAAGGATAAGTATATAACTCTGGTACCTCAGTATGGAGTATCTTGCTGTCACCACACCTGTGCCAACACGGCTTTCAACCAGTTTGTGGTAATAGGCTCTTCTTTAAGCTTAGATCAGCTTCAACAATTTGCCAATACTTTGAAGAAGGCTACTGGCCAAACTGTAACAGTTGGATCTACAGGGACATCTGGACAAACTGGTGGAAGTACTGGCCAGACAGGAAGTAGAAGCAATTCTAATAGTGTTTCTGCAGGCAGCACTTCGCCAGGTGATGTTAATACAGGCCAGGTAACTTCACATGCAGAACAGCAGCCAGCAGGTGGAAGTAGCGATCAAACCTCCCACGAAGTATCAAAGGTAAATCAGCAAAGTTCTGGTCAGTCAAGCACACCTGCAGTCGCAATAACCGGTGTTGTTCTCTTGATATGTCTGATTGCTGTGGGCTACTTCAGAGCAGACATTTTAAGGCTATTAGGGTTGTCCAGAAAATAA